A portion of the Glycine max cultivar Williams 82 chromosome 10, Glycine_max_v4.0, whole genome shotgun sequence genome contains these proteins:
- the LOC100780589 gene encoding golgin subfamily B member 1 isoform X1, translating to MKKFFFFKSSASSSGSNNDAAPPKSTNKQTAWDSFSDIGVNNNRAYGKTEDYFQSPKGFFSKSRKHVSDTQSSSAGPDLRRSRSLSSSAYQFRDPTRSPSSSIVSDPYQQVGHSSRSQAPNYEKPKRDKPAQVAVSSVQNSHRYERPGSSSSSRSHHESSGNSSSTCSSNISSKIVDRYIDGEQHPEESRPKNNSQRSNSRHGNYGVKRPPKVQLTAPNSPTHGVKDKPRTHSFREAKATRLRFSSRDWTENGFGPESPRSLAKNVIERLSQSCDLPKPCSKNVNIDNPITIEDIYSRSVNGHYDSDFDDAQAKNDLSDEPYRMANGYHGMDVNFEGLSCDEPEEDADAELIRRSKEAEERVILLSKKLERDSFFPDDGYDVSALIRTIRHLLEEKISLALEVSTHLRSQIADRVSARDELSRVKTELEFRTQRLEKEKNEMQSALEKELDRRSSDWSFKLEKYQLEEQRLRERVRELAEQNVSLQREVSSFSEREMESKSVMAYTDQQLKGLTDKTEIMKKEILDLQQNLLELQEKYKIAEENRDCFLRNFEEKEEECKELHKSLTRLLRTCSEQEKSIAGLQDGFSEELHKNHPMESVDKHIANHHMENVDKHIAKMRMEQMRLTGVELALRKELESCRFQADSLRHENIILLNRLKGDGKESVAATYRLDKELWARIYCLQNQGLTMLNESTYLCSKLLEFVKRKGSHLRQNVQLDREVIGNGLDGQFIVESETKIQGLKSGTEGLTRSLQLMSSLLKDKSNPLTSKFQSEIIDAGKLATLNDQSSEDILRTELKAECLVTSLLREKLYSKELQVEQMEAELATAVRGNDILRSEVQNALDNLSSVTHKLKDHELQMLKKDESRNCLQNDLQESNRELTIMRGKLPKVTEERDYMWEQVKQYSEQNMLLNAEVNVLKKKIETLEENNLEKEGQISILQDSLAKRSYDDLLGSPAHDFFSTKLL from the exons ATGAAGAAATTCTTCTTTTTCAAATCTTCTGCATCTAGCAGTGGAAGTAACAACGATGCAGCTCCgccaaaatcaacaaataaGCAAACGGCCTGGGATAGTTTTTCAGACATTGGAGTGAATAATAATCGGGCTTACGGTAAAACTGAGGATTACTTCCAGAGCCCCAAGGGCTTCTTCTCAAAATCTCGAAAGCATGTTTCTGATACCCAGAGTTCTTCTGCTGGTCCAGATCTTAGAAGGAGCAGGTCATTGTCATCATCTGCCTACCAGTTCAGAGATCCAACCAGGTCTCCTTCAAGTAGCATTGTCAGTGATCCATATCAACAAGTTGGGCATTCATCTCG TTCTCAGGCTCCCAACTATGAGAAACCAAAGCGAGACAAGCCAGCACAAGTTGCAGTGTCTTCTGTCCAAAATTCACACAGATACGAGAGACCTGGGTCTTCTAGTTCTTCAAGATCTCATCATGAGTCATCAGGGAACTCTTCTTCCACTTGTTCCAGCAACATTTCTAGTAAGATTGTGGATCGTTACATTGATGGAGAGCAGCATCCAGAGGAAAGTAGACCCAAGAACAATTCACAAAGAAGTAATAGTAGACATGGGAATTATGGTGTGAAGCGTCCTCCAAAAGTACAGCTTACAGCACCTAATTCACCAACTCATGGAGTCAAAGATAAACCAAGGACTCATTCATTTAGAGAAGCTAAAGCTACCCGCCTTCGTTTCTCATCCCGAGATTGGACAGAAAATGGGTTTGGACCAGAGTCTCCGAGGAGTCTTGCGAAGAATGTGATTGAGAGACTTTCTCAGTCTTGTGATCTCCCGAAGCCATGTTCAaagaatgttaacatcgatAATCCAATCACCATTGAAGATATCTATTCTAGATCTGTGAATGGACACTATGActctgattttgatgatgctcaGGCAAAAAATGATTTGTCGGATGAACCCTATAGAATGGCAAATGGCTATCATGGCATGGATGTCAATTTTGAGGGTTTAAGCTGTGATGAACCTGAAGAGGATGCGGATGCAGAACTAATTAGAAGATCAAAGGAGGCTGAGGAGAGGGTTATTCTTCTCTCAAAGAAACTGGAACGAGATAGCTTTTTTCCTGATGATGGTTATGATGTGTCAGCACTGATTCGGACAATCAGACATCTACTAGAGGAAAAAATAAGCTTGGCTCTGGAAGTTTCAACCCATCTAAGGTCTCAAATTGCCGACAGAGTCTCTGCCAGGGATGAACTTAGCCGTGTAAAGACAGAACTGGAGTTTCGGACTCAGagactagaaaaagaaaagaatgagaTGCAGTCAGCATTGGAGAAGGAATTGGACAGGAGGTCAAGTGACTGGTCATTTAAGCTTGAGAAGTACCAGTTAGAAGAGCAAAGGCTTCGTGAACGAGTCAGAGAGCTTGCAGAGCAGAATGTATCACTTCAAAGGGAAGTCTCCTCTTTTAGTGAGAGGGAAATGGAAAGCAAAAGTGTGATGGCATATACTGATCAACAACTCAAGGGATTGACTGATAAGACAGAGATAATGAAAAAGGAGATTTTGGATTTGCAGCAAAATCTCTTGGAACTACAAGAGAAATATAAGATAGCAGAAGAAAATAGGGACTGTTTCCTTAGAAATTTTgaagagaaggaggaggagtgCAAGGAGTTACACAAGTCCCTAACCAGATTATTAAGAACTTGCAGTGAGCAAGAGAAGTCAATAGCCGGATTACAAGATGGGTTTAGCGAGGAGCTTCATAAGAACCATCCCATGGAGAGTGTTGACAAGCACATTGCAAACCATCACATGGAGAATGTTGACAAGCACATTGCAAAAATGCGAATGGAGCAAATGAGATTAACGGGTGTAGAACTAGCCTTGAGAAAGGAGTTAGAGTCTTGCAGGTTTCAGGCAGATTCTCTTCGCCATGAGAATATAATACTCTTGAACCGGTTGAAAGGTGATGGAAAAGAAAGTGTTGCTGCTACTTATAGACTAGATAAAGAACTATGGGCCCGCATCTACTGCCTTCAGAATCAAGGACTAACAATGCTAAATGAAAGCACATACTTGTGTTCAAAGTTACTGGAATTTGTTAAACGAAAAGGAAGCCACCTTCGTCAAAATGTTCAGCTGGATCGAGAAGTGATTGGAAATGGTTTAGATGGGCAATTTATTGTTGAATCTGAAACTAAAATTCAGGGACTCAAAAGTGGCACTGAGGGTTTAACAAGGAGTTTGCAGTTGATGTCTTCTTTGTTGAAAGATAAGTCAAATCCATTGACTTCTAAATTTCAATCAGAGATTATAGACGCTGGTAAATTAGCTACACTGAATGATCAATCATCCGAG GATATTTTAAGAACTGAACTTAAAGCAGAATGTTTGGTGACAAGTTTATTAAGAGAGAAGCTGTACTCTAAAGAGCTCCAAGTTGAGCAGATGGAAGCTGAACTTGCTACAGCAGTAAGAGGAAACGACATACTTAGATCTGAGGTGCAAAATGCGTTAGATAACCTTTCAAGTGTAACCCACAAGTTGAAGGACCATGAACTTCAG atgTTGAAGAAAGATGAGAGTAGAAACTGCCTTCAAAATGATCTGCAAGAGTCTAACAGGGAATTGACAATCATGAGGGGAAAACTGCCCAAAGTGACAGAGGAGAGAGATTATATGTGGGAGCAAGTGAAGCAATATAGCGAGCAGAATATGCTGTTGAATGCAGAGGTCAATGTATTGAAGAAGAAGATAGAGACACTTGAAGAAAACAACCTCGAGAAGGAAGGTCAAATATCCATATTGCAAGACTCCCTTGCCAAAagatcctatgatgatctccTTGGGAGTCCTGCGCATGATTTTTTCAGTACAAAATTGCTTTAA
- the LOC100780061 gene encoding protein CLP1 homolog, translating to MAYGGSGSASTIKQVKLERESELRIEVGNDAPLRLRLLNGTAEIFGTELPPEIWLNFPPRLKFAVFTWYGATIEMDGATETDYTADETPMVSYVNVHAVLDGRRSRAKASSPDDSVSSQGPRVIVVGPTDSGKSTLSRMLLSWAAKQGWKPTFVDLDIGQGSITIPGCIAATPIEMPIDPVEGIPLEMPLVYFYGHATPSNNVELYKVLVKELAGMIERQFTGNAESRASGMVINTMGWIEGVGYDLLLHAIRTFKANVVLVLGQEKLCSMLKDVLKSEPKVDVVKLQRSGGVVSRNAKVRQKARSYRIREYFYGLSNDLSPHSNIANFSDLFVYRVGGGPQAPRSALPIGAEPAADPTRVVPVNINRDLLHLVLAVSFAKEPDEIISSNVAGFIYVTDIDIQRKKITYLAPSAGELPSKYLIMGSLTWLET from the exons atggcgtATGGTGGTTCGGGTTCGGCATCGACAATTAAGCAAGTCAAATTGGAGAGAGAAAGCGAACTGAGAATAGAAGTTGGTAACGACGCACCTCTTCGCCTTCGACTCCTTAACGGCACTGCTGAGATTTTTGGCACCGAGCTTCCACCCGAAATCTGGCTCAATTTCCCTCCCAGACTCAAGTTTGCT GTGTTTACTTGGTATGGTGCAACCATTGAAATGGATGGCGCTACTGAAACTGATTATACTGCAGATGAG ACTCCAATGGTCAGTTATGTAAATGTACATGCTGTGCTGGATGGAAGAAGAAGTCGTGCTAAAGCTTCATCACCAGATGATTCTGTTTCTTCTCAG GGCCCTAGGGTCATTGTTGTAGGACCTACTGATTCTGGAAAGAGTACCTTGTCAAGGATGCTTCTTAGTTGGGCAGCTAAACAAGGTTGGAAACCTACCTTTGTTGACCTGGATATTGGCCAAGGCTCTATAACAATTCCTGGATGCATTGCCGCCACTCCAATAGAAATGCCCATTGATCCCGTGGAAGGAATTCCACTTGAAATGCCTCTTGTTTACTTTTACGGGCATGCAACTCCAAG TAACAATGTAGAATTGTATAAAGTGCTTGTTAAGGAGCTTGCAGGGATGATTGAGAGGCAATTTACTGGAAATGCTGAATCTCGAGCTTCAGGGATGGTGATAAATACTATGGGATGGATAGAGGGAGTAGGCTATGAT TTGCTCTTGCATGCAATTCGTACATTCAAGGCCAATGTTGTCTTGGTTTTGGGTCAG GAAAAACTGTGCAGTATGCTCAAAGATGTGCTCAAGAGTGAGCCCAAAGTAGACGTTGTTAAACTTCAGAGGTCAGGTGGAGTTGTATCTAGGAATGCAAAAGTCCGTCAGAAGGCCAGAAGTTATAGGATAAGG GAATACTTCTATGGCCTTTCAAATGATCTATCTCCACATTCTAATATTGCAAATTTTAGTGATTTGTTTGTTTATCGAGTTGGTGGTGGGCCACAGGCCCCTCGCTCAGCCTTGCCCATTGGAGCAGAACCTGCTGCAGATCCAACAAGAGTTGTACCTGTAAATATAAATCGTGATTTGCTCCATTTAGTCCTTGCTGTCTCATTTGCCAAGGAACCTGATGAGATCATTTCCAG CAATGTTGCTGGGTTTATTTATGTAACCGACATTGACATTCAGAG AAAGAAGATAACATATCTTGCTCCGTCTGCTGGAGAACTTCCAAGCAAATATTTGATAATGGGATCCTTAACATGGCTTGAAACATGA
- the LOC100780589 gene encoding golgin subfamily B member 1 isoform X2, with amino-acid sequence MKKFFFFKSSASSSGSNNDAAPPKSTNKQTAWDSFSDIGVNNNRAYDLRRSRSLSSSAYQFRDPTRSPSSSIVSDPYQQVGHSSRSQAPNYEKPKRDKPAQVAVSSVQNSHRYERPGSSSSSRSHHESSGNSSSTCSSNISSKIVDRYIDGEQHPEESRPKNNSQRSNSRHGNYGVKRPPKVQLTAPNSPTHGVKDKPRTHSFREAKATRLRFSSRDWTENGFGPESPRSLAKNVIERLSQSCDLPKPCSKNVNIDNPITIEDIYSRSVNGHYDSDFDDAQAKNDLSDEPYRMANGYHGMDVNFEGLSCDEPEEDADAELIRRSKEAEERVILLSKKLERDSFFPDDGYDVSALIRTIRHLLEEKISLALEVSTHLRSQIADRVSARDELSRVKTELEFRTQRLEKEKNEMQSALEKELDRRSSDWSFKLEKYQLEEQRLRERVRELAEQNVSLQREVSSFSEREMESKSVMAYTDQQLKGLTDKTEIMKKEILDLQQNLLELQEKYKIAEENRDCFLRNFEEKEEECKELHKSLTRLLRTCSEQEKSIAGLQDGFSEELHKNHPMESVDKHIANHHMENVDKHIAKMRMEQMRLTGVELALRKELESCRFQADSLRHENIILLNRLKGDGKESVAATYRLDKELWARIYCLQNQGLTMLNESTYLCSKLLEFVKRKGSHLRQNVQLDREVIGNGLDGQFIVESETKIQGLKSGTEGLTRSLQLMSSLLKDKSNPLTSKFQSEIIDAGKLATLNDQSSEDILRTELKAECLVTSLLREKLYSKELQVEQMEAELATAVRGNDILRSEVQNALDNLSSVTHKLKDHELQMLKKDESRNCLQNDLQESNRELTIMRGKLPKVTEERDYMWEQVKQYSEQNMLLNAEVNVLKKKIETLEENNLEKEGQISILQDSLAKRSYDDLLGSPAHDFFSTKLL; translated from the exons ATGAAGAAATTCTTCTTTTTCAAATCTTCTGCATCTAGCAGTGGAAGTAACAACGATGCAGCTCCgccaaaatcaacaaataaGCAAACGGCCTGGGATAGTTTTTCAGACATTGGAGTGAATAATAATCGGGCTTACG ATCTTAGAAGGAGCAGGTCATTGTCATCATCTGCCTACCAGTTCAGAGATCCAACCAGGTCTCCTTCAAGTAGCATTGTCAGTGATCCATATCAACAAGTTGGGCATTCATCTCG TTCTCAGGCTCCCAACTATGAGAAACCAAAGCGAGACAAGCCAGCACAAGTTGCAGTGTCTTCTGTCCAAAATTCACACAGATACGAGAGACCTGGGTCTTCTAGTTCTTCAAGATCTCATCATGAGTCATCAGGGAACTCTTCTTCCACTTGTTCCAGCAACATTTCTAGTAAGATTGTGGATCGTTACATTGATGGAGAGCAGCATCCAGAGGAAAGTAGACCCAAGAACAATTCACAAAGAAGTAATAGTAGACATGGGAATTATGGTGTGAAGCGTCCTCCAAAAGTACAGCTTACAGCACCTAATTCACCAACTCATGGAGTCAAAGATAAACCAAGGACTCATTCATTTAGAGAAGCTAAAGCTACCCGCCTTCGTTTCTCATCCCGAGATTGGACAGAAAATGGGTTTGGACCAGAGTCTCCGAGGAGTCTTGCGAAGAATGTGATTGAGAGACTTTCTCAGTCTTGTGATCTCCCGAAGCCATGTTCAaagaatgttaacatcgatAATCCAATCACCATTGAAGATATCTATTCTAGATCTGTGAATGGACACTATGActctgattttgatgatgctcaGGCAAAAAATGATTTGTCGGATGAACCCTATAGAATGGCAAATGGCTATCATGGCATGGATGTCAATTTTGAGGGTTTAAGCTGTGATGAACCTGAAGAGGATGCGGATGCAGAACTAATTAGAAGATCAAAGGAGGCTGAGGAGAGGGTTATTCTTCTCTCAAAGAAACTGGAACGAGATAGCTTTTTTCCTGATGATGGTTATGATGTGTCAGCACTGATTCGGACAATCAGACATCTACTAGAGGAAAAAATAAGCTTGGCTCTGGAAGTTTCAACCCATCTAAGGTCTCAAATTGCCGACAGAGTCTCTGCCAGGGATGAACTTAGCCGTGTAAAGACAGAACTGGAGTTTCGGACTCAGagactagaaaaagaaaagaatgagaTGCAGTCAGCATTGGAGAAGGAATTGGACAGGAGGTCAAGTGACTGGTCATTTAAGCTTGAGAAGTACCAGTTAGAAGAGCAAAGGCTTCGTGAACGAGTCAGAGAGCTTGCAGAGCAGAATGTATCACTTCAAAGGGAAGTCTCCTCTTTTAGTGAGAGGGAAATGGAAAGCAAAAGTGTGATGGCATATACTGATCAACAACTCAAGGGATTGACTGATAAGACAGAGATAATGAAAAAGGAGATTTTGGATTTGCAGCAAAATCTCTTGGAACTACAAGAGAAATATAAGATAGCAGAAGAAAATAGGGACTGTTTCCTTAGAAATTTTgaagagaaggaggaggagtgCAAGGAGTTACACAAGTCCCTAACCAGATTATTAAGAACTTGCAGTGAGCAAGAGAAGTCAATAGCCGGATTACAAGATGGGTTTAGCGAGGAGCTTCATAAGAACCATCCCATGGAGAGTGTTGACAAGCACATTGCAAACCATCACATGGAGAATGTTGACAAGCACATTGCAAAAATGCGAATGGAGCAAATGAGATTAACGGGTGTAGAACTAGCCTTGAGAAAGGAGTTAGAGTCTTGCAGGTTTCAGGCAGATTCTCTTCGCCATGAGAATATAATACTCTTGAACCGGTTGAAAGGTGATGGAAAAGAAAGTGTTGCTGCTACTTATAGACTAGATAAAGAACTATGGGCCCGCATCTACTGCCTTCAGAATCAAGGACTAACAATGCTAAATGAAAGCACATACTTGTGTTCAAAGTTACTGGAATTTGTTAAACGAAAAGGAAGCCACCTTCGTCAAAATGTTCAGCTGGATCGAGAAGTGATTGGAAATGGTTTAGATGGGCAATTTATTGTTGAATCTGAAACTAAAATTCAGGGACTCAAAAGTGGCACTGAGGGTTTAACAAGGAGTTTGCAGTTGATGTCTTCTTTGTTGAAAGATAAGTCAAATCCATTGACTTCTAAATTTCAATCAGAGATTATAGACGCTGGTAAATTAGCTACACTGAATGATCAATCATCCGAG GATATTTTAAGAACTGAACTTAAAGCAGAATGTTTGGTGACAAGTTTATTAAGAGAGAAGCTGTACTCTAAAGAGCTCCAAGTTGAGCAGATGGAAGCTGAACTTGCTACAGCAGTAAGAGGAAACGACATACTTAGATCTGAGGTGCAAAATGCGTTAGATAACCTTTCAAGTGTAACCCACAAGTTGAAGGACCATGAACTTCAG atgTTGAAGAAAGATGAGAGTAGAAACTGCCTTCAAAATGATCTGCAAGAGTCTAACAGGGAATTGACAATCATGAGGGGAAAACTGCCCAAAGTGACAGAGGAGAGAGATTATATGTGGGAGCAAGTGAAGCAATATAGCGAGCAGAATATGCTGTTGAATGCAGAGGTCAATGTATTGAAGAAGAAGATAGAGACACTTGAAGAAAACAACCTCGAGAAGGAAGGTCAAATATCCATATTGCAAGACTCCCTTGCCAAAagatcctatgatgatctccTTGGGAGTCCTGCGCATGATTTTTTCAGTACAAAATTGCTTTAA
- the LOC102665734 gene encoding uncharacterized protein, which yields MMSQQQNLSSVSQSLLQQTISGADVKPFSIRQCVLASRHTNILQSWPFHEKHLQLSLNQGLKEVLPPFGRQTSPAESLQGCSNFLMHFRNVNDDKEPDFCKAEEVPQNIKNEYCDYKVTNQPSSHEEGNQQHKCGISSSSNVHKSNPVVLLPPSKAVKDKRRRRRGRCKKRSIVDILAEARHSTLEEIHRMNKFYYDATVIEGCQQTVAYENISKSELAGEDGSEDRGMPNNVHMAPNGPFLLKFKLNGCSVNRNFRT from the exons ATGATGTCTCAGCAGCAAAACCTATCTTCCGTTTCGCAATCTCTGCTACAACAAACAATTTCTGGAGCTGATGTTAAACCCTTCTCAATAAG ACAGTGTGTTCTTGCTTCTCGTCACACAAATATCCTTCAAAGCTGGCCATTTCACGAGAAGCACTTGCAACTGAGTCTTAACCAAGGTCTCAAGGAGGTGTTGCCACCATTTGGACGCCAAACTTCACCTGCTGAATCACTCCAAGGTTGTTCCAACTTCTTGATGCATTTTCGAAATGTTAATGATGATAAAGAACCAGATTTTTGCAAAGCTGAAGAAGTgccacaaaatattaaaaatgagtaCTGTGACTACAAAGTCACCAACCAACCTTCATCACATGAAGAGGGAAATCAGCAGCACAAGTGCGGCATTTCAAGTTCAAGTAATGTTCATAAGAGCAATCCAGTAGTACTATTGCCACCATCGAAGGCAGTGAAAGATAAACGCAGAAGGCGTAGAGGGAGATGCAAGAAACGCTCCATTGTGGATATTTTAGCCGAAGCGCGGCACAGTACTTTAGAGGAGATCCATAGGAtgaacaagttttattatgatgcaACTGTGATTGAAGGATGTCAGCAAACTGTGGCTTATGAAAATATTTCCAAGTCTGAGCTAGCCGGTGAGGATGGAAGTGAAGATCGTGGTATGCCTAATAATGTTCATATGGCACCAAATGGGCCATTCCTTCTTAAGTTCAAGCTCAATGGATGTAGTGTAAATAGGAATTTCAGAACATAA
- the LOC100781131 gene encoding Deaminated glutathione amidase, chloroplastic/cytosolic-like (The RefSeq protein has 1 substitution compared to this genomic sequence), translated as MASNAVRVAAAQMTSISDLAANLATCSRLIKEAASAGAKLLCFPEAFSYVGTKDGDSVRVAEPLDGPIMSHYCSLARESSIWLSLGGFQEKGSDPQRLSNTHVIVDDTGKIISSYSKIHLFDVDVPGGRVYKESSFTESGKDIVAVDSPVGRLGLSVCYDLRFPEMYQLLRFQHEAQVLLVPAAFTTVTGEAHWEILLRARAIETQCYVIAAAQAGKHNDKRESYGDTLIIDPWGTIVGRLPDRLSTGIVVADIDLSFVDSVREKMPIAKQRKPIGFWKAASL; from the exons ATGGCTTCCAACTCCGTCCGAGTTGCCGCCGCTCAGATGACATCCATCAGCGACCTCGCTGCCAATTTGGCCACTTGCTCTCGTCTCATCAAA GAAGCAGCATCAGCTGGAGCCAAATTGCTTTGCTTTCCGGAGGCCTTTTCTTACGTGGGTACTAAGGATGGCGACAGTGTTCGTGTTGCTGAACCATTGGATGGACCAATTATGAGCCACTACTGCTCTTTGGCCAG AGAATCCAGCATTTGGTTGTCACTTGGAGGCTTCCAAGAAAAAGGATCCGATCCTCAACGCTTGTCTAATACTCATGTTATCGTAGATGACACCGGAAAAATTATAAGCTCTTATAGTAAGATACACCT GTTTGATGTAGATGTTCCGGGTggaagggtatacaaagaaagTAGTTTTACAGAATCAG GCAAGGATATTGTTGCAGTAGACAGTCCTGTTGGGCGTTTGGGCCTCAGTGTTTGCTATGATTTGAGATTTCCAGAGATGTACCAATTGCTGCGTTTCCAACATGAAGCACAG GTACTACTGGTGCCTGCAGCATTCACAACAGTAACAGGTGAAGCACACTGGGAGATTCTTCTTCGTGCCCGTGCAATTGAGACTCAATGCTAT GTCATTGCTGCTGCGCAAGCTGGCAAACATAATGATAAAAGAGAAAGCTACGGTGACACATTAATTATCGATCCATGGGGGACAATTGTAGGTCGATTACCAG ATCGTTTGTCTACAGGCATTGTAGTAGCTGATATTGATTTATCATTTGTTGATTCAGTTAGGGAGAAAATGCCAATTGCTAAG CAAAGGAAACCAATTGGCTTCTGGAAAGCTGCATCTCTATAG